A window of Ictidomys tridecemlineatus isolate mIctTri1 chromosome 15, mIctTri1.hap1, whole genome shotgun sequence contains these coding sequences:
- the Cic gene encoding protein capicua homolog isoform X9 has product MYSAHRPLMPASGAASRGLGMFVWTNVEPRSVAVFPWHSLVPFLAPSQPDPSVQPSEAQQPASHPVASNQSKEPAESAAVAHEQSSGGTGNADPGRPPGATCPESPGPGPPHTLGVVEPGKGPPPTTEEEASGPPGEPRLDSETESDHDDAFLSIMSPEIQLPLPPGKRRTQSLSALPKERDSSSEKDGRSPNKREKDHIRRPMNAFMIFSKRHRALVHQRHPNQDNRTVSKILGEWWYALGPKEKQKYHDLAFQVKEAHFKAHPDWKWCNKDRKKSSSEAKPTSLGLAGGHKETRERSMSETGTAAAPGVSSELLSVAAQTLLSSDTKAPGSGSCGTERLHTVGGPGSARPRAFSHSGVHSLDGGEVDSQALQELTQMVSGPTSYSGPKPSTQYGAPGPFTAPGEGGALAASGRPPLLPTRASRSQRAASEDMTSDEERMVICEEEGDDDVIADDGFGTTDIDLKCKERVTDSESGDSSGEDPEGNKGFGRKVFSPVIRSSFTHCRPALDPEPPGPPDPPAAFNKGYGPTPSSSSPSPAVSSASVATSFSLGSGTFKAQESGQGSAAGPLRPPPPGPGGPATPSKTTRFLPTDPATFRRKRPESVGGLEPPGPSVIAAPPSGGGNILQTLVLPPNKEEREGSGARVPSAPTPSLAYGAPAAPLSRPAATMVTNVVRPVSSTPVPIASKPFPTCGRVEASPNDTASGRTEVGTGSRVPGGSPLGVSLVYSDKKSAAAAPPAPHLVAGPLLGTVGKAPATVTNLLVGTPGYGAPAPPAVQFIAQGTPSSGTTVGSGAGAGSGPNGPVPLGILQPGALGKSGGITQVQYILPTLPQQLQVAPAPAPAPGTKAATPSGPAPTTSIRFTLPPGTSTNGKVLAATAPTPGIPILQSVPSAPPPKAQSVSPVQAPPPGGSAQLLPGKVLVPLAAPSMSVRGGGAGQPLPLVSPPFSVPVQNGAQPPSKIIQLTPVPVSTPSGLVPPLSPATLPGPTSQPQKVLLPSSTRITYVQSAGGHTLPLGTSPTSSQAGAVTSYGPTSSVALGFTSLGPSGPAFVQPLLSGQAPLLAPGQVGVSPVPSPQLPPACAAPGGPVITAFYPGSPVPTSSAPLAQASQAPPSLVYTVATSTTPPAATILPKGPPAPATATPAPSSPFPSATGSMTYSLVAPKAQRPSPKAPQKVKAAIASIPVGSFEAGASGRPGPAPRQPLEPGPAREPPVPESELEGQPTPPGPPPLPETWPSTARSSPPPPLPAEERTGTKGPETMASKFPSSSSDWRVPGLGLESRGEPPTPPSPAPAPAAASGGSSSGSSEGSSGRAAGDTPERKETASTGKKVKVRPPPLKKTFDSVDKVLSEVDFEERFAELPEFRPEEVLPSPTLQSLATSPRAILGSYRKKRKNSTDLDSAPEDPTSPKRKMRRRSSCSSEPNTPKSAKCEGDIFTFDRTGTEAEDVLGELEYEKVPYSSLRRTLDQRRALVMQLFQDHGFFPSAQATAAFQARYADIFPSKVCLQLKIREVRQKIMQAATPTEQPPGAEASLPGPSPTGTAATPAPTPSPAGGPDPTSPGSDSGTAQAAPPLPPPPEPGPGQPGWEGAPQPSPPPSGPSTAATGR; this is encoded by the exons ATGTACTCGGCCCACAGGCCCCTGATGCCCGCGTCCGGCGCGGCCTCCCGTGGCCTCGGCATGTTCG TGTGGACAAACGTGGAACCTCGCTCTGTGGCTGTGTTCCCCTGGCACTCCTTAGTTCCCTTTCTGGCACCCAGCCAGCCAGACCCCTCTGTGCAGCCGAGTGAAGCCCAGCAACCTGCCAGCCACCCAGTGGCCTCCAATCAGAGCAAAG AACCTGCTGAGTCGGCAGCTGTTGCTCATGAGCAATCATCAGGAGGGACAGGGAATGCTGACCCCGGGCGACCTCCTGGAGCCACATGCCCTGAGAGCCCAGGGCCTGGACCCCCACATACTTTGGGGGTGGTGGAACCTGGTAAAGGTCCCCCTCCTACCACGGAGGAAGAAGCTTCTGGTCCCCCAGGAGAGCCCCGGCTGGATAGTGAGACAGAGAGTGACCATGATGATGC CTTCCTTTCCATCATGTCTCCGGAGATTCAGTTGCCTCTGCCACCTGGAAAACGTCGGACACAGTCCCTCAGTGCCCTGCCCAAGGAACGAGACTCATCTTCTGAGAAGGATGGACGCAGCCCCAATAAG CGGGAGAAGGACCATATACGGCGACCTATGAATGCCTTCATGATCTTCAGTAAGCGGCACCGGGCCCTGGTCCACCAGCGCCACCCCAACCAGGACAACCGGACCGTCAGCAAGATTCTGGGAGAGTGGTGGTACGCCCTGGGGCCCAAAGAGAAGCAGAAGTACCATGACCTGGCCTTCCAG GTGAAGGAGGCCCACTTCAAGGCCCACCCAGATTGGAAGTGGTGCAACAAGGACCGAAAGAAGTCCAGCTCAGAGGCCAAGCCCACGAGCCTGGGGCTGGCAGGAGGGCACAAGGAGACGCGGGAGCGGAGCATGTCGGAGACGGGCACTGCCGCCGCCCCTGGGG TGTCCTCTGAGCTCCTGTCCGTTGCAGCCCAGACACTCCTGAGCTCCGACACCAAGGCTCCAGGGAGTGGCTCCTGTGGAACAGAACGGCTGCACACAGTTGGGGGACCTGGCTCGGCCCGACCTCGAGCCTTCTCCCATAGTGGTGTACACAGCCTGGATGGTGGGGAAGTTGACAGCCAGGCACTGCAAGAGTTGACTCAG ATGGTGTCTGGCCCCACGTCATACTCTGGCCCAAAGCCTTCCACCCAGTATGGCGCTCCAGGTCCCTTCACAGCCCCTGGTGAAGGAGGTGCCTTAGCAGCCAGTGGGCGACCTCCATTATTGCCCACCCGAGCCTCTCGTTCCCAGCGTGCTGCTAGTGAAGACATGACAAGTGATGAGGAACGCATGGTCATCTGTGAGGAGGAAGGGGACGATGATGTCATTG CTGATGATGGCTTTGGCACGACTGACATTGATCTAAAGTGCAAGGAGCGGGTGACTGACAGCGAGAGTGGAGACAGCTCTGGGGAGGATCCAGAGGGCAACAAG GGCTTTGGCCGCAAGGTGTTTTCACCAGTGATCCGTTCCTCCTTTACCCATTGCCGTCCAGCATTGGACCCTGAGCCACCAGGGCCCCCAGATCCACCTGCAGCCTTCAACAAAGGCTATGGTCccaccccatcctcctcctccccatcaccTGCCGTCTCCTCAGCCTCGGTAgccacctccttctctctgggCTCTGGAACCTTCAAGGCCCAGGAGTCTGGTCAGGGCAGTGCAGCAGGACCACTTCGGCCTCCACCTCCTGGGCCTGGTGGCCCAGCTACACCTTCCAAGACCACCCGGTTCCTCCCAACGGATCCTGCCACTTTCCGGCGCAAGAGACCTGAAAGCGTTGGGGGCCTGGAGCCACCAGGTCCCTCAGTCATTGCGGCACCTCCCAGTGGGGGAGGAAACATTCTGCAGACATTGGTCCTGCCCCCAAACAAGGAGGAGCGGGAGGGCAGTGGGGCCCGAGTACCCTCAGCCCCAACCCCATCACTGGCCTATGGGGCCCCAGCAGCCCCTCTGTCCCGCCCTGCTGCCACCATGGTCACCAATGTGGTGCGACCTGTTAGCAGCACTCCTGTGCCCATTGCCTCTAAGCCCTTCCCCACCTGTGGCCGGGTTGAGGCATCTCCAAATGACACGGCAAGTGGCAGAACTGAAGTAGGCACTGGGTCTCGAGTGCCTGGGGGCTCCCCACTGGGTGTTAGCTTAGTGTATTCGGACAAGAAGTCAGCAGCGGCCGCCCCACCAGCCCCACACTTGGTGGCTGGGCCCCTCTTGGGCACTGTGGGGAAGGCACCTGCCACTGTTACCAACCTACTTGTGGGTACCCCAGGCTATGGGGCCCCTGCACCCCCTGCTGTTCAGTTCATTGCCCAGGGAACCCCTAGTAGTGGGACCACTGTGGGCTCAGGAGCAGGTGCTGGGAGTGGACCCAATGGGCCAGTACCCCTGGGTATCCTGCAACCAGGTGCCCTGGGCAAGTCTGGGGGAATCACCCAGGTACAGTACATCCTGCCCACGCTGCCCcagcagcttcaagtggcacctgccccagcaccagcccctgGGACCAAGGCAGCGACTCCCAGCGGCCCTGCACCCACCACCAGCATCCGTTTCACCCTTCCGCCGGGCACCTCCACCAACGGCAAGGTCCTGGCCGCCACTGCACCCACTCCTGGCATTCCCATCCTGCAGTCTGTACCCTCCGCCCCACCCCCTAAAG CCCAGTCAGTTTCTCCTGTGCAGGCCCCACCCCCAGGTGGCTCAGCCCAGCTGCTGCCTGGGAAGGTACTAGTGCCCCTGGCAGCCCCTAGCATGTCAGTGCGGGGTGGCGGGGCTGGCCAGCCGCTGCCCCTGGTGAGTCCACCTTTCTCAGTACCTGTGCAGAATGGTGCCCAGCCACCTAGCAAG ATTATCCAGTTGACTCCCGTGCCTGTGAGCACACCCAGCGGCCTGGTGCCGCCCTTGAGCCCAGCCACACTCCCCGGACCCACCTCACAGCCCCAGAAAGTCTTGTTGCCCTCCTCTACCAG AATCACCTATGTGCAGTCGGCAGGTGGGCACACGCTGCCCTTGGGCACCAGCCCTACGTCCAGCCAGGCTGGAGCAGTCACCTCATATGGGCCTACAAGTTCTGTAGCTCTAGGTTTCACCTCACTAGGGCCCAGCGGCCCTGCCTTCGTGCAGCCCCTGCTCTCAG GCCAAGCCCCATTGCTGGCTCCCGGCCAAGTGGGTGTGTCACCTGTGCCCAGCCCTCAGCTGCCTCCTGCCTGTGCAGCCCCTGGAGGTCCTGTCATAACAGCATTTTATCCTGGCAGCCCTGTACCCACCTCCTCAGCACCCCTGGCCCAGGCATCCCAGGCACCCCCCAGCCTGGTCTACACTGTGGCCACTAGCACCACCCCACCTGCTGCCACCATTCTGCCCAAGGGCCCACCAGCTCCTGCCActgccaccccagcccccagtagCCCTTTTCCTAGTGCCACAG GCTCCATGACCTACAGCTTAGTGGCCCCGAAGGCCCAGCGGCCCAGCCCAAAGGCCCCCCAGAAAGTGAAGGCAGCCATCGCCAGCATTCCCGTGGGCTCCTTTGAGGCAGGTGCCTCTGGGCGGCCTGGCCCTGCACCCCGGCAGCCCCTGGAGCCTGGCCCAGCCAGAGAACCACCTGTTCCAGAGTCTGAGCTTGAGGGGCAGCCTACACCACCAGGCCCTCCACCACTCCCAGAGACCTGGCCTTCCACGGCCCGGAgcagcccccccccacccctgcctgctGAAGAGCGGACTGGCACCAAGGGCCCTGAGACCATG GCCAGCAAATTCCCCAGCTCGTCTTCAGACTGGCGCgtccctgggctgggcctggagaGTCGTGGGGAACCCCCCACTCCTCCCAGCCCGGCCCCAGCTCCAGCCGCAGCCTCTGGTGgcagcagcagtggcagcagTGAGGGCAGCAGTGGGAGGGCGGCCGGGGACACACCAGAgcgcaaggagacggctagtacCGGCAAGAAGGTGAAGGTGCGGCCCCCGCCCCTGAAGAAGACCTTTGACTCTGTGGACAa GGTCCTGTCAGAGGTGGACTTTGAAGAGCGCTTTGCTGAGCTGCCTGAATTTCGGCCAGAGGAGGTGCTTCCCTCACCCACCTTGCAGTCTCTGGCCACCTCACCCCGAGCCATCCTGGGCTCTTAccgcaaaaagagaaagaactcgACTG ACCTGGACTCAGCACCTGAAGACCCCACCTCACCCAAGCGCAAGATGAGGAGACGATCCAGCTGCAGCTCAGAGCCCAACACCCCCAAGAGTGCCAAGTGCGAGGGGGATATCTTCACCTTTGACCGCACAG GTACAGAAGCTGAGGATGTACTTGGGGAGCTGGAATATGAGAAGGTGCCATACTCATCATTGCGACGCACCCTGGACCAGCGCCGGGCCCTGGTTATGCAGCTCTTTCAGGACCATGGCTTCTTCCCATCTG CTCAGGCCACAGCAGCTTTCCAGGCCCGCTACGCGGACATCTTCCCATCCAAGGTTTGTCTGCAGTTGAAGATCCGTGAGGTGCGCCAGAAGATTATGCAGGCAGCCACTCCCACAGAGCAGCCTCCTGGAGCTGAGGCCTCCCTCCCTGGACCTTCCCCCACTGGCACCGCTGCTACCCCTGCTCCCACTCCCAGCCCTGCTGGGGGCCCTGACCCCACCTCACCTGGCTCGGACTCTGGCACAGCCCAGGCTGCCCCACCACTGCCTCCACCCCCAGAGCCAGGACCTGGGCAGCCTGGTTGGGAGGGGGCCCCCCAgccctctcccccaccctcagGCCCCTCCACAGCTGCCACAGGCAGGTGA
- the Cic gene encoding protein capicua homolog isoform X7, whose protein sequence is MYSAHRPLMPASGAASRGLGMFVWTNVEPRSVAVFPWHSLVPFLAPSQPDPSVQPSEAQQPASHPVASNQSKEPAESAAVAHEQSSGGTGNADPGRPPGATCPESPGPGPPHTLGVVEPGKGPPPTTEEEASGPPGEPRLDSETESDHDDAFLSIMSPEIQLPLPPGKRRTQSLSALPKERDSSSEKDGRSPNKREKDHIRRPMNAFMIFSKRHRALVHQRHPNQDNRTVSKILGEWWYALGPKEKQKYHDLAFQVKEAHFKAHPDWKWCNKDRKKSSSEAKPTSLGLAGGHKETRERSMSETGTAAAPGVSSELLSVAAQTLLSSDTKAPGSGSCGTERLHTVGGPGSARPRAFSHSGVHSLDGGEVDSQALQELTQMVSGPTSYSGPKPSTQYGAPGPFTAPGEGGALAASGRPPLLPTRASRSQRAASEDMTSDEERMVICEEEGDDDVIADDGFGTTDIDLKCKERVTDSESGDSSGEDPEGNKGFGRKVFSPVIRSSFTHCRPALDPEPPGPPDPPAAFNKGYGPTPSSSSPSPAVSSASVATSFSLGSGTFKAQESGQGSAAGPLRPPPPGPGGPATPSKTTRFLPTDPATFRRKRPESVGGLEPPGPSVIAAPPSGGGNILQTLVLPPNKEEREGSGARVPSAPTPSLAYGAPAAPLSRPAATMVTNVVRPVSSTPVPIASKPFPTCGRVEASPNDTASGRTEVGTGSRVPGGSPLGVSLVYSDKKSAAAAPPAPHLVAGPLLGTVGKAPATVTNLLVGTPGYGAPAPPAVQFIAQGTPSSGTTVGSGAGAGSGPNGPVPLGILQPGALGKSGGITQVQYILPTLPQQLQVAPAPAPAPGTKAATPSGPAPTTSIRFTLPPGTSTNGKVLAATAPTPGIPILQSVPSAPPPKAQSVSPVQAPPPGGSAQLLPGKVLVPLAAPSMSVRGGGAGQPLPLVSPPFSVPVQNGAQPPSKIIQLTPVPVSTPSGLVPPLSPATLPGPTSQPQKVLLPSSTRITYVQSAGGHTLPLGTSPTSSQAGAVTSYGPTSSVALGFTSLGPSGPAFVQPLLSAGQAPLLAPGQVGVSPVPSPQLPPACAAPGGPVITAFYPGSPVPTSSAPLAQASQAPPSLVYTVATSTTPPAATILPKGPPAPATATPAPSSPFPSATGSMTYSLVAPKAQRPSPKAPQKVKAAIASIPVGSFEAGASGRPGPAPRQPLEPGPAREPPVPESELEGQPTPPGPPPLPETWPSTARSSPPPPLPAEERTGTKGPETMASKFPSSSSDWRVPGLGLESRGEPPTPPSPAPAPAAASGGSSSGSSEGSSGRAAGDTPERKETASTGKKVKVRPPPLKKTFDSVDKVLSEVDFEERFAELPEFRPEEVLPSPTLQSLATSPRAILGSYRKKRKNSTDLDSAPEDPTSPKRKMRRRSSCSSEPNTPKSAKCEGDIFTFDRTGTEAEDVLGELEYEKVPYSSLRRTLDQRRALVMQLFQDHGFFPSAQATAAFQARYADIFPSKVCLQLKIREVRQKIMQAATPTEQPPGAEASLPGPSPTGTAATPAPTPSPAGGPDPTSPGSDSGTAQAAPPLPPPPEPGPGQPGWEGAPQPSPPPSGPSTAATGR, encoded by the exons ATGTACTCGGCCCACAGGCCCCTGATGCCCGCGTCCGGCGCGGCCTCCCGTGGCCTCGGCATGTTCG TGTGGACAAACGTGGAACCTCGCTCTGTGGCTGTGTTCCCCTGGCACTCCTTAGTTCCCTTTCTGGCACCCAGCCAGCCAGACCCCTCTGTGCAGCCGAGTGAAGCCCAGCAACCTGCCAGCCACCCAGTGGCCTCCAATCAGAGCAAAG AACCTGCTGAGTCGGCAGCTGTTGCTCATGAGCAATCATCAGGAGGGACAGGGAATGCTGACCCCGGGCGACCTCCTGGAGCCACATGCCCTGAGAGCCCAGGGCCTGGACCCCCACATACTTTGGGGGTGGTGGAACCTGGTAAAGGTCCCCCTCCTACCACGGAGGAAGAAGCTTCTGGTCCCCCAGGAGAGCCCCGGCTGGATAGTGAGACAGAGAGTGACCATGATGATGC CTTCCTTTCCATCATGTCTCCGGAGATTCAGTTGCCTCTGCCACCTGGAAAACGTCGGACACAGTCCCTCAGTGCCCTGCCCAAGGAACGAGACTCATCTTCTGAGAAGGATGGACGCAGCCCCAATAAG CGGGAGAAGGACCATATACGGCGACCTATGAATGCCTTCATGATCTTCAGTAAGCGGCACCGGGCCCTGGTCCACCAGCGCCACCCCAACCAGGACAACCGGACCGTCAGCAAGATTCTGGGAGAGTGGTGGTACGCCCTGGGGCCCAAAGAGAAGCAGAAGTACCATGACCTGGCCTTCCAG GTGAAGGAGGCCCACTTCAAGGCCCACCCAGATTGGAAGTGGTGCAACAAGGACCGAAAGAAGTCCAGCTCAGAGGCCAAGCCCACGAGCCTGGGGCTGGCAGGAGGGCACAAGGAGACGCGGGAGCGGAGCATGTCGGAGACGGGCACTGCCGCCGCCCCTGGGG TGTCCTCTGAGCTCCTGTCCGTTGCAGCCCAGACACTCCTGAGCTCCGACACCAAGGCTCCAGGGAGTGGCTCCTGTGGAACAGAACGGCTGCACACAGTTGGGGGACCTGGCTCGGCCCGACCTCGAGCCTTCTCCCATAGTGGTGTACACAGCCTGGATGGTGGGGAAGTTGACAGCCAGGCACTGCAAGAGTTGACTCAG ATGGTGTCTGGCCCCACGTCATACTCTGGCCCAAAGCCTTCCACCCAGTATGGCGCTCCAGGTCCCTTCACAGCCCCTGGTGAAGGAGGTGCCTTAGCAGCCAGTGGGCGACCTCCATTATTGCCCACCCGAGCCTCTCGTTCCCAGCGTGCTGCTAGTGAAGACATGACAAGTGATGAGGAACGCATGGTCATCTGTGAGGAGGAAGGGGACGATGATGTCATTG CTGATGATGGCTTTGGCACGACTGACATTGATCTAAAGTGCAAGGAGCGGGTGACTGACAGCGAGAGTGGAGACAGCTCTGGGGAGGATCCAGAGGGCAACAAG GGCTTTGGCCGCAAGGTGTTTTCACCAGTGATCCGTTCCTCCTTTACCCATTGCCGTCCAGCATTGGACCCTGAGCCACCAGGGCCCCCAGATCCACCTGCAGCCTTCAACAAAGGCTATGGTCccaccccatcctcctcctccccatcaccTGCCGTCTCCTCAGCCTCGGTAgccacctccttctctctgggCTCTGGAACCTTCAAGGCCCAGGAGTCTGGTCAGGGCAGTGCAGCAGGACCACTTCGGCCTCCACCTCCTGGGCCTGGTGGCCCAGCTACACCTTCCAAGACCACCCGGTTCCTCCCAACGGATCCTGCCACTTTCCGGCGCAAGAGACCTGAAAGCGTTGGGGGCCTGGAGCCACCAGGTCCCTCAGTCATTGCGGCACCTCCCAGTGGGGGAGGAAACATTCTGCAGACATTGGTCCTGCCCCCAAACAAGGAGGAGCGGGAGGGCAGTGGGGCCCGAGTACCCTCAGCCCCAACCCCATCACTGGCCTATGGGGCCCCAGCAGCCCCTCTGTCCCGCCCTGCTGCCACCATGGTCACCAATGTGGTGCGACCTGTTAGCAGCACTCCTGTGCCCATTGCCTCTAAGCCCTTCCCCACCTGTGGCCGGGTTGAGGCATCTCCAAATGACACGGCAAGTGGCAGAACTGAAGTAGGCACTGGGTCTCGAGTGCCTGGGGGCTCCCCACTGGGTGTTAGCTTAGTGTATTCGGACAAGAAGTCAGCAGCGGCCGCCCCACCAGCCCCACACTTGGTGGCTGGGCCCCTCTTGGGCACTGTGGGGAAGGCACCTGCCACTGTTACCAACCTACTTGTGGGTACCCCAGGCTATGGGGCCCCTGCACCCCCTGCTGTTCAGTTCATTGCCCAGGGAACCCCTAGTAGTGGGACCACTGTGGGCTCAGGAGCAGGTGCTGGGAGTGGACCCAATGGGCCAGTACCCCTGGGTATCCTGCAACCAGGTGCCCTGGGCAAGTCTGGGGGAATCACCCAGGTACAGTACATCCTGCCCACGCTGCCCcagcagcttcaagtggcacctgccccagcaccagcccctgGGACCAAGGCAGCGACTCCCAGCGGCCCTGCACCCACCACCAGCATCCGTTTCACCCTTCCGCCGGGCACCTCCACCAACGGCAAGGTCCTGGCCGCCACTGCACCCACTCCTGGCATTCCCATCCTGCAGTCTGTACCCTCCGCCCCACCCCCTAAAG CCCAGTCAGTTTCTCCTGTGCAGGCCCCACCCCCAGGTGGCTCAGCCCAGCTGCTGCCTGGGAAGGTACTAGTGCCCCTGGCAGCCCCTAGCATGTCAGTGCGGGGTGGCGGGGCTGGCCAGCCGCTGCCCCTGGTGAGTCCACCTTTCTCAGTACCTGTGCAGAATGGTGCCCAGCCACCTAGCAAG ATTATCCAGTTGACTCCCGTGCCTGTGAGCACACCCAGCGGCCTGGTGCCGCCCTTGAGCCCAGCCACACTCCCCGGACCCACCTCACAGCCCCAGAAAGTCTTGTTGCCCTCCTCTACCAG AATCACCTATGTGCAGTCGGCAGGTGGGCACACGCTGCCCTTGGGCACCAGCCCTACGTCCAGCCAGGCTGGAGCAGTCACCTCATATGGGCCTACAAGTTCTGTAGCTCTAGGTTTCACCTCACTAGGGCCCAGCGGCCCTGCCTTCGTGCAGCCCCTGCTCTCAG CAGGCCAAGCCCCATTGCTGGCTCCCGGCCAAGTGGGTGTGTCACCTGTGCCCAGCCCTCAGCTGCCTCCTGCCTGTGCAGCCCCTGGAGGTCCTGTCATAACAGCATTTTATCCTGGCAGCCCTGTACCCACCTCCTCAGCACCCCTGGCCCAGGCATCCCAGGCACCCCCCAGCCTGGTCTACACTGTGGCCACTAGCACCACCCCACCTGCTGCCACCATTCTGCCCAAGGGCCCACCAGCTCCTGCCActgccaccccagcccccagtagCCCTTTTCCTAGTGCCACAG GCTCCATGACCTACAGCTTAGTGGCCCCGAAGGCCCAGCGGCCCAGCCCAAAGGCCCCCCAGAAAGTGAAGGCAGCCATCGCCAGCATTCCCGTGGGCTCCTTTGAGGCAGGTGCCTCTGGGCGGCCTGGCCCTGCACCCCGGCAGCCCCTGGAGCCTGGCCCAGCCAGAGAACCACCTGTTCCAGAGTCTGAGCTTGAGGGGCAGCCTACACCACCAGGCCCTCCACCACTCCCAGAGACCTGGCCTTCCACGGCCCGGAgcagcccccccccacccctgcctgctGAAGAGCGGACTGGCACCAAGGGCCCTGAGACCATG GCCAGCAAATTCCCCAGCTCGTCTTCAGACTGGCGCgtccctgggctgggcctggagaGTCGTGGGGAACCCCCCACTCCTCCCAGCCCGGCCCCAGCTCCAGCCGCAGCCTCTGGTGgcagcagcagtggcagcagTGAGGGCAGCAGTGGGAGGGCGGCCGGGGACACACCAGAgcgcaaggagacggctagtacCGGCAAGAAGGTGAAGGTGCGGCCCCCGCCCCTGAAGAAGACCTTTGACTCTGTGGACAa GGTCCTGTCAGAGGTGGACTTTGAAGAGCGCTTTGCTGAGCTGCCTGAATTTCGGCCAGAGGAGGTGCTTCCCTCACCCACCTTGCAGTCTCTGGCCACCTCACCCCGAGCCATCCTGGGCTCTTAccgcaaaaagagaaagaactcgACTG ACCTGGACTCAGCACCTGAAGACCCCACCTCACCCAAGCGCAAGATGAGGAGACGATCCAGCTGCAGCTCAGAGCCCAACACCCCCAAGAGTGCCAAGTGCGAGGGGGATATCTTCACCTTTGACCGCACAG GTACAGAAGCTGAGGATGTACTTGGGGAGCTGGAATATGAGAAGGTGCCATACTCATCATTGCGACGCACCCTGGACCAGCGCCGGGCCCTGGTTATGCAGCTCTTTCAGGACCATGGCTTCTTCCCATCTG CTCAGGCCACAGCAGCTTTCCAGGCCCGCTACGCGGACATCTTCCCATCCAAGGTTTGTCTGCAGTTGAAGATCCGTGAGGTGCGCCAGAAGATTATGCAGGCAGCCACTCCCACAGAGCAGCCTCCTGGAGCTGAGGCCTCCCTCCCTGGACCTTCCCCCACTGGCACCGCTGCTACCCCTGCTCCCACTCCCAGCCCTGCTGGGGGCCCTGACCCCACCTCACCTGGCTCGGACTCTGGCACAGCCCAGGCTGCCCCACCACTGCCTCCACCCCCAGAGCCAGGACCTGGGCAGCCTGGTTGGGAGGGGGCCCCCCAgccctctcccccaccctcagGCCCCTCCACAGCTGCCACAGGCAGGTGA